GTAATATAAAATAGGGTAATTATAAGACCCTTGCTCAAATTACAACGCTGGTCGGTCctgggttgggttgggtcTCGGGCTTTATATATGTGCTTAAAGGTATGATATATGGagcgcggcggcggcggcggctcGGGAAAACCTCTGGTTCTGGCAGACTGGTGCTGGTGGCTACGTATGCCTATACTTACCTGTAACTGCAAGTGCAATCCTTGGGCTGGGCAGGTTCATTCGGCCGCTTTGTGGGCTGAATGAATGGGTGGATCTGGACGGACGATCTGGGGGCCAGAAAAGGATATTAATGTGGGTGTCGAGGTCGGGGTTAAGCTATTGCGATTGCTATGATGTGAATGTGAAGGAGGGGAAAGGGACCAGGGGGAGCGGTGATTGGCTCGAGATAACTATGTACATAATTCAACTTACCGGGGCCAGATGTATATGAATGTACATAAAAGAGAAGGGCGGTCCTCGCTGGCTTTGAAACTCCTTCAATGCGAGTGCATGTAACGAGGTCCGAGGAACAGGTGGATAGAGAGACATGCGCTGCCAGTGGTAATTAATAATGATAATGCGCCGGGGCCGGATGATTGCTGATCTGGACAGAAAcgagaaaaatgaaaaggtATAACATAACAAGAAGTACTTACCAGGGTCCGCCGCTGGCTGACCAAGTGAGGCTCCAAGACGGGCCAGAACCCAGGACCCGCGAACTGACATTGGCGCTGAGGTTTGCATACGTAAATGAAACTTTTTGATACATCAGTGATGCAGTGATGTAGTGATTCACCGATGTATGATAACCAGGCCCAGGTTGATGGAATGCGACACTGGACTGTAAACTCTAAGACGTCTGAGTATCAACTTGTCGCACTGAGCGTCTGAGTATCAGCTTGTCGCACGAACGTAGATTCGCAAAAAAGCGTACGTACCTTCCTACGTCTCTtaaacacaaacacacccGCAACCGCAAcaaaagacaagaaaggaaaagatgagGACGGAGATTCCGACTTTTAACTTGAAGCAGACTTCAAGTGAATTGCATGCGTATAATAttgatgatattgatgttgGGAATTCAGTAATGACACaatgaaaggaaagaaagaaaagaaagtgaataaaaaaagagaaacaagaacaagcagaaaaagacaagaaaagacGCTAAGGCTAAAGCTAAAGCTAACGGCAAAACGAAGAAGCGGTTACATAAactgaacaaagaaaaacaaggatAAGTACGTACGTAGACAAGACTACATAGAGAAGGGAAGTCGGGATGGGTTGGgagcgaagaagaggaaaggaGCAATATCATGCTCTAGATAGATTCTGATAATCCAGCGCAGCATTCTGATACTGCTTCAAAAACAGTCTATCCTTCTCGCGCACCATGTATCTAGAATAAGCATGTGTTAGTCGATATGGGATATGGGCAAATAGGGGAAAtgaaggtgaagatgaaTCAACGAGTGAAGGAATGGATAGATAGAAGagaaatgggaaatgggatGCAAATACGAAATATGGGTAAATGAGGAaatggaaaaggaaaagataaACTTACGCCATCAATTCATTCGCATAATCGCGGATGAGAATGACAGACTCCGAGTCGAGTGACGTAGCTGCTATCATTTGTGGCAGGCTCACTGTAACGTATATGAATAGTTATAAGTCAGATATTCACAAAACGACGGGTAAAAAGATGAGGAGACGTAAGAGAGGGGACTAGAATCAGCCCGCAGTCGGGGTTCAACGGCGACACCGGTACGAAGGGACGAGCGACCAAGGAAGGAGAgcaaacccaaaaaaaaaacaacgcaGACGTACCCAACATCCTCAACAAATGCTCCGCGCCATAAATGCAActcatctccttctcctgcCCCACAATAACCTTCGGACCCGTCCAATACTCCCTCCGGACATTCGCGTACTGGACCCGCTCGAAGCGGTAGAGAAGCGTGCTTCCGAGCGCTTTGTCAAAGTAGATTTGGAGGCCTTCGATTACGGTTTGGATTACGAGCGTTGGTTCTTTTAGACTGGAAGCGAGCGATAACAGGGAgggaggtggtggaaggACGATTATGAGAAGTGCACAGCCTGAATGAATGGGAAGTAAACGCGGCTTACTGAGGCggcttcgtcgtcttcacaTACTCCGCAAAGTCAGCGAGAACCTGTACGACATTCGGCTCGCGAGGTAGTGTCACCAGCTATATTCAAGTTTACATATATACATGTATTTGTATTGTGTTCGTTAGACGATAGTCGTTCGTAAGTTGCTAAGCTGCGCACCTGGTTGTTTTTTGTCACTGCTTCCCAGTCGTCTACTAGTACGGATTTGAGAGCTTCTGGCACGTTGAGTTTCATGTCGATTTTTTTGTTGCTGTCATCCTGAGCATGAAAGAGGGCATCCAGTCAGTCACAGAACAAAAAACGCAAGACGCCCCATAAAGAACCACAGAACCCTCCAAAGCCAAACTCCCACCCAAACCGCAAAAAAAAGCAGCACACTCACCTCCTCCCGCGCCCTCTTCGTCCCGCGCGTCCCATCCTTCCTCGTCACTGCCCTCGTACTGACATTATCCTTACTcccagcaccaccaccagccgCCGACTTGTTCTGCGCCTTGGAGGCCGTCGAGCCGCCGTGGATGTTGCCCGGGTTCGCCTGCTGCAGGCTCTTCTGCGTTGCGAGGTTCGCTTCGGTGAGCTTGAGGAGGCGGGTGGAGGGTACCCATTCATCCCAGCTGTGGAGGGGGGTGTTAAGAAAGCCTAAAAACCGAAAAAAAGTAAAACACACGTACGTCTGCTTCCACCCTTTATAATGTACCAAATAATGCGGGCCCGCAACGCCCGTGGTAGGACTAGGCGAGGCCGCGTCGAAAGTTTTCGTTTTGAGGACTTTGGCTTCGTAGATGAGCGGGCCGTGGTAGCACAGCACGCGCTCTTGGGCGTTGAAGATGGGTTGGGCGGTGGAGGATGTCGTGgacatggtggtggtgaaggTGAGTGAGGAAGGTGAGTGATTCAGAGATGCCGTCACGGTGCGGGTCGGCGGTCACGTAGTCGGGTCGGACGGCGGTTCGCTGCTCGCTGCTCGCTGCTCGATGCTCGATGCTCGACGGATTCCGGTCACTGTTCGATGCTCGACGTCCGGTGTCCAATCTTCAATATAATCTTCAGCTTCAACGTCCAGCCGTAGTTATAGTCGCAGTCGTAGACAGCTTGATTTACAATCACAACCAGAAACGCTCCTTGTCAGACCTTGTTTCCCTTTGcccaaaaacgaaaaacacaaaaaaattgagttggcgagagagagagagagagacgcgAAGATGAAAGACCCGTCGGTCGAAAACCTTCTGTGGCGTGGAACAAATAAATTGTCGCGCGGGTTTACGTTTTTGTGTGTCACCGTTGAAAGGACTTTTTGATGATTTGCGCCTTTGTTTTACTAACGTCGCGTTGCGTTGCGTATGTGTAGTATGGCGTTTTATCTGTGCAAGTGTGTGGGTGATTAATGGCAGTCCGAGTCAACGAATGCAAGGGTTGTTAGTGGCAGAACTCTGCTGTATTCTGGTGGTATTCCGCCAACCAGGTGTTCGGGAGTGTCCCGGCGGAGAACGAAACAGAGTCATCGAAGTACAAATTCGTGGGAGATATATTCTTTAACCTCCACTTCATTGAAGATCATCACAGACAATTGTGATGAACGTCGGTATGCTTTTGGGTACGCCCTCTTCCTGAATCCTAAAATACTTACTCATATTGGGAAAAATCAACTCCGCAGCGCGAAAGGGCTGAAAACTGGAGCCGGCAAATTGGGACTTGTCTGACATTCCTTAAAATTTCTATGCATAACCAGCTTCATCACCGTTATTCTTACATGTAAGTGACTTGATATGTACTTCCTGATTTTATTCTTGAAATCAGTTGATATAGCTGCACGGCCCTTCCCATACCTTCCTACCTCAGATTACACCCCAGCGTTTAAACCCGCCAGTTCATTGAGAAAATGTGACCGTGGACTGGCATCAGGCGCGCATCATCATGATTATCTGCCAACCGtattttcttcaaaattAACATATACTATGGCTCTCGATGAAAGGACACGGTACTTCTCCAATTATGACAGGCAAAGCCACTTCGCGTTGTCATTTCCACACGCCCCACCACATCCTGGTTAGCCCTTGCTATACCATTCGAGGTGATCTGACATGATAGCACCTACCACCCTTCATCATCGATCCGTTTTCTTGTCCGATTAAACACTCCTAGCATCATCTAGGTTTGATAAAAACCCATACTTTTATTTCCGTGCACTGATGATATCTCTATAAACGCCCACGGCGTGTGTACGAAGTACCTGAAAATggctttcttcctttacAAATTCGGGACGGCCATATCGCATAAAACTATCCGAACAGGAGATATCGATTGCTCTGAAATCATCTCTGCATAGTGGTTTTAGCCATGTCCATCCCTGCAGGCGCCATTTCCAACCCAGAGGCAGTCATACAAGCGTATATCCAACTTGCGTCTATAAATCATAGAGTCAATTTCAATGCAGGTACACGCCTATGAGTCCATATAAGAAGTTTGATTTTGCATACTCATCTATTATCTGAGATTAGTGGCGAGCTTGACATGGCTTGTTTATGATATTATAACCTGCTTTGATCAGGAGGTCAGTAACGAGTCGCATCGCTGGTAGAGTCATGGATCATTGGCAGTCGACTCACCTGGAACTGCAATGTGATATAGGTTGAACTTGTATGGAAAACACGATGGACAGTGCCCAAGGTGCTGTACGTCTCATTGAGATATTACGCACCTCTTTGGTTGATGTGAGCATTTTCGTCAGTTTTACTACCATTTCGTATTTACCCATGTTGCTTGGCGTAGGTACCAGAACATAATTCACCGTACGCTATACTTCTCTTGATGACGACCAATACAGTGGTTTTGACATTAATGTACAATGTACCAGTCACCCATGGAAACAAGCTTTCAGCTCTCGTGAGGGTGATTTCCATTTTCGCTATGACGAATTCTCACTCGATATCACACAGTCTTGCACGAGCTTTCCTCCGCTGCAAGCTATAGGCCCAGTCGTACTGTGGATTCTCGTAGACATACTCATGATCCTTCGCATACGCGCTCTCTACAGGGCTCAAAAATCCGGTAACGCCGCCCCCACAGCTCCATTCAAAGCGCCCAACTGATGCGTCTTTTTACCAGTTGGTGTTACAGTAATATTCATCTGGCTCGTCGCAGCCTGTGTTCGTCCTATTCCATTTCGGCTTTCAAATAACCTTCACTGAAATTAACTGTCTTCTAAACAAACCCCTTTTAAAATACAGGTTGTCATCCCTGTTACCGTGTACTGCTTCCGCCTCTCCAGACCTGTTCCGGCGCCCCCACCATTTGACGCGATTGCTGGCTGTGTGGTGCCCTCCATCAACTTCAAAAAGATAGGAATGATCAAGATAGCCGTGTATGTAGAGTACCCCTTTCCCTCCTTCCTTTCATATGCACGTCACGTTTGTTCTGACATGAAATACCTTTTCGACAAGGATCGGCTTTATGATTGTGAACATGATGTATCTCGGTCTAACCCTGTACAAATTCGTGGAGAGCGTACGGGAACTTAGATCACTTCAGATCGGATCCATGTTCTCGTTTTTTGTCGGCGAGGGAGTGGCATATTTTGTTGGATGTATAGGTACACTATAGTTTTTTTCCTAACTGTCTCGCAAATCGTCTTATCACAGTATGAATCAATTTAATACAGCTATCAACGCTGCGGACCTGGTGGTATCATGTGGCGGGCCCAGCACATTCCCCTACGTTGATTTGCTGCAGTTCTGGCTCGGCGCTTTCTACAGCTACGCCGTACGTCTCTTTCACTGAATAATCCCAGTAATACGTCCAGGCTCACTCAAagttctctctcttttttggttGCGTTAGGGATGTCATCTCATTTTACACCTGCGCAGTGCTAGCAGCTCTCTAACATCACTCACGAGCTTCGCGGACTGCGCGGATCTTGAGGTCAGATACCCAGCAAAAGGGAAAGATTCAGAGTCGCCGTTGAATGACGATACCTGTACTATGATCTCTCTTTCCGCCCGATATGGTGACGCTTTGCACAATAGTACAATGGGGGCCGAGTCCGACATCGTTCAAGCAAGTCGCACGAGCGAAAACGACGAGTCGAGTAGCCAGCATATTTCAACCGCTGTTTAAAGAAGATAATAGTCAGATTTAAACCAAAACCCCATTACTGATCGTAGGCATGGGTAAATTAGGTATGTTGTTGACGATGTTTTTCTGCGCGGCAGAATCCGAGTTGTACATACGTTTTGTTAGATTTTCTTTTATCCAAGTCGTCGATATTTAGCTTCGAAAATAAAAATTCAAGTATTGAGACACTGTATCTACATGTTTATCAACTTTATGTTATATCTCGAATAGAAAAGCTATAAAGGAAATGTATAACAGAGCGGCTGTGTGAGTGTCTCAGCCACTCGTCAGGGAGGATTTTTTAGATGTTCGGGTCGCCTCCCGCGATATTCTACAAAATCGACATTTGATATGTTGTGTACTGGTGGGTGTGTTTGTGGTATTATTACAAGACATACATacaaacataaaaaaaaatcatacaAACATAATCCTCGCAAAAAGCGCatgtagaaaaaaaaacgcttTAGAAGAAATAAACAAAAAACGCAACAGAAGAAAgttaaaaaaaaagtgacAAAAAAAGCATGTAAGAAGTATGTAAGAAGCACGTAAGAAGTAGAATATAAAATGTAGAATGTAGAAAGAAGGAAGGTAGAAGGAATCCTGTGGTTATGCTCGATGCTCGATGTTCGGTGTGGGTGGATGATGGATGATGGCAAAACGCAAAAAATCCAATAACAGAATCCAATGCAATGCAAAAGACAATATGCAAAATCCAATGCAAGAAGCCAATGCCGAAAATCCAATGCAAAAAAAGCCAATGCAAAAAGCCAATGCAAAAAGCCAAAAAGACCACGCAAAACCTCCgagccaaaaaaaaatttcattAGACAAAAAACcagataaaaagaaaaagaaaaatagaagATATTACGACACAAAAGATAAAAGACCAAGGacaaaaagacaaaagagaaaaagagagaaaaagaaagagaagaaagaaagcaatCAAGAAAGCAACGTGCAAAGCGAGAGAAAgcgggtgttggtgttggggtTTTTATGTGCAGATATAGAACGTGAAACGTAGAACTtagaatgtgaatgtgaatgtgaatgtgaatgtagGATGGAGAGATATAGGATGTAGGATGTAGGATGGAGGATGGAGGATATAGGATGGAGGATGGAGAgatggaggatgtggatgtagGATGGAGGATGGAGAGATGTAGAAtcattttttgttgtgttgatgttttgttaatggtgatggtgatgtgCGAATACGTGGATGTGGAATGTGCATGTGGGATGTGGGATGTGGGCAGTGCATGGGATATGGAATGTGAGATGGGGGATGTGGGATATGGGATATGATGTGGGCAGTGCGTGAAGGCATgtgggatgtggatgtgcAAGGGTGGTGCGTGAGTGGAATGTTAATGTGCGATACGGGGTGTGGATGTGCGATACGGGGTGTGGATGTGCAAAGTGTGGATGTGCAAAGTGTGGATGTGCaagtgtggatgtggatgtgaaAGTGGATGTGGAAGTGGGCGTGGATATGGAAATGGATGTGAACAGGATGTAGTATGaaagtgcaagtgcaagtTGTAGATGCGAACGTGGATgtgaacgtgaacgtgaacgtgaaaagtccaagttcaagtgcgagtgcgagtgcgagtgcatgAAAGTTAAGTGGAAAAGTGGATGTTCAAGCGCGCAAGCGTAGGTAGTGACGTAGCAGATGCCCAAGCAGAATCAGAAGCAGGCGACGGTACCGATGGCGATGTGTATGCGGATGCGCGTGGGTGGATGCCGATGCGAATGTGTGACCAAACGTAAAAATGCAGAAAGAATGCAGGGGAGGTGCGTATAGAAGCGAGCAAGCCTGGATGAGTGGATGCGTGGATAAAAGGGATGCGTGGATAAAATGCATAAATGCGGGATGTAGGTGCAGGTGTAGGCGCAGATGCACCGTGTAGACTGGGCATGGATATAACTGTGTAGGACGAAGCAAGCAACCAAGCACAGAGCAAAAGAGCAAAAAGCAAAGTAACTCCAAACCCCAAATTCTAAAAATTCCTCGAGAGTCAAAAAGAATCTACATCCtaaacttgaaaaaaaaattggtCAGCATCAGTATCAGCATCTACACTCCACCATCCCAAACGCAAAacccaaagaagaaaagaaaaagaaaagggaaaaaaagaaaagaaaaagaaaaagaaaagggaaaaaaaaagaagaaaaaagaagaaaaaaaaactcaccaaaaAGTAAACCGACGAGTCAGACCGTCCTTTGTCCTGAATCGAGCCAGACCGTCCTTTGTCCTGAACTGAGTCCTGAACCGAGTCCTGAATCGAGTCCTAAGTCGAGTCCTGAACCGAGTCCTGAATCGAGTCCTCATCCTCGCCTCCTCCAGGTCCTCATAGGCCCCAAACTCCTGAAAGCCCCAACTCCAAACTGACGCCCATAAAACTCCAAAAACTCCAAAAACTCCCAATTCCAAGACTCCAAGACTCCAAAACTCCCAATTCCAAAGTTCCCAAAACTCGTAATCGAATGCGTCATGTCGAATCCGTCGTGTCGAATGCTTCATGTTGAAAGCTTTATATCGAATGTTTCATATCGAATGCTTCATATTGAACTCTTCACGCCGAGTCCATCGTATCGAGTCCATCATGTTGAACCCATCATGTTGAACTCTTCACGCTGAGTCCATCGCATCGACTCCATCGCATCGAGTCATCGCATCGAGTTCATCGCATCGACTCCATCGCATCGAGTCATCGCATCGACTCCATCGCATCGACTCCATCGTACCGAGTATCAAAGTGGGATATGCAAATTTGCAAATTTGCGTGTTcgtcatcagcatcatcagcatcaggGCGCAGTGGCATCCGCCTTGAGACTTGGAACTTGGGACTTGAGACTTGAAACTTGGGACTTGGGGGTACGGGGTAGAAAATCGGAAGACGACGTCGACGCGACCAACGACGCGACCAACGAAATGAACATGACCAACAACGCAGCCAACAACATAACCAACGACGTGGCCAATAAACCCGACCAACGACAcacccaacaacaacgacataGACATAGAAGTGGATATGACCAACAACCAAAGAACTCCCGACTTCGACTTCCGACTTTGCCCTCGATGATCGATGATAGGACGATCGATTGATCGATGGTAGGTCATAGTCATGGTCATAGTCCCAGTCGTACGTCATAGTCATCGCAGTCGCTATCGCTGTGGTTGTCttgtcgttgttgtcgttgttgtaaACACGGCCCATATATGAAGCAAGAAGCGAGTCAaaggagaggagggaggaagaggagggggagggctATCCtctcacacacacacgcacacgcacggACATCCACATAtccacacgcacacgcacacgcacgaGCCACTCTACCTCCTCCGCGCATTACACGCCTCACAATACCTCCTCCCCCCCG
This portion of the Psilocybe cubensis strain MGC-MH-2018 chromosome 12, whole genome shotgun sequence genome encodes:
- a CDS encoding Chromatin modification-related protein EAF3, encoding MSTTSSTAQPIFNAQERVLCYHGPLIYEAKVLKTKTFDAASPSPTTGVAGPHYLVHYKGWKQTWDEWVPSTRLLKLTEANLATQKSLQQANPGNIHGGSTASKAQNKSAAGGGAGSKDNVSTRAVTRKDGTRGTKRAREEDDSNKKIDMKLNVPEALKSVLVDDWEAVTKNNQLVTLPREPNVVQVLADFAEYVKTTKPPHLKEPTLVIQTVIEGLQIYFDKALGSTLLYRFERVQYANVRREYWTGPKVIVGQEKEMSCIYGAEHLLRMLVSLPQMIAATSLDSESVILIRDYANELMAYMVREKDRLFLKQYQNAALDYQNLSRA